In Zygosaccharomyces rouxii strain CBS732 chromosome F complete sequence, a single window of DNA contains:
- the MNL2 gene encoding putative mannosidase MNL2 (similar to uniprot|Q7LGY1 Saccharomyces cerevisiae YLR057W Hypothetical ORF), translated as MTLLKLIHIWVKRVQSFLLLGVTISLLFYYTFENEIDMLNSYAENEYMPPINGALTNHEINSQVDTAVKPVSDSAQGLPSSKPSAEVDVASTVPAAPVTPQAPVDHSPAEPIIIDLRDPKVLKEKNKYFPLLLSSPWRGSTKFQDRWINPEIDDLSSHKDRHAVLNEVSLPLNFQQVPKDYPNVQASSFEDGGHQQNQLLQQVRQLFVKSWDQEELSRPDLAAEPWPLSLIDSLDTLYIMGQMSKFDDAVHLISTVDFTIPPITENSVDIPDVSTRALGGLISAYELSEEPVLLAKAKDLANFILRAFDTPNRIPILQYFWKTEYGNRFPYQYMNVGSLTNVALEFTRLAQITHSNSYFDAIQKIFGTIALSLDEFAIEHMFPTTVDGSGCRILTPKEVSTGHHLRNPKVMKSIDQNLEFIHCHQTGKFLISPRDWEKKEQLFKMDYQHQSVYSNLVKIYHLLNGHDILTISKTYHPMDSGEEVENIGKNTADDMKDEEAEHPDSSEKLQMHSSKQLFSIAMRKIRHLMLYRPLSPVADHNLTLISSFRTKTRISPSTDELQVEIKRLFDMNHEGCSLATTLGLASGLFNNTEYLRLAKKLTHSYYEMIKLFGGIFPEELYLDPCEKETCLFDKNEKIQSILDGQYTNQDALTVGDAKVELDSLQTQKASGGMRKILMFGLTQGIGEFNYGVQDIDRKLGKWKHDPDRPFWVNKIGKRHLLSPNVIESIFYMYRITGESQWRKMGAELLKMTIENLQKYHSGAKGVWSVREFEDDEDSSIPSSWFSQTLKYYYLLFSDTSDYTLDRYLFTSGGHLMKRDPRNKSNLQQ; from the coding sequence ATGACCCTACTGAAACTAATACACATATGGGTGAAGAGAGTACAGTCCTTTTTACTACTAGGTGTTACTATTAGTTTGCTCTTCTACTacacttttgaaaatgagaTTGATATGTTAAACTCATATGCTGAAAATGAGTACATGCCACCTATCAATGGTGCTTTGACGAATCATGAAATAAATTCACAAGTGGATACGGCTGTGAAACCAGTTTCTGATAGTGCTCAAGGTCTTCCGAGCTCCAAACCTTCGGCTGAGGTCGATGTAGCTTCCACAGTCCCTGCTGCACCGGTAACTCCTCAGGCTCCTGTAGATCATTCACCTGCAGAACCAATAATTATTGATTTACGAGATCCAAAGGTattaaaagagaagaataaaTACTTTCCACTGTTACTATCTTCGCCTTGGAGAGGTTCTACAAAGTTTCAAGACAGATGGATAAATCCAGAAATCGACGATTTGTCGAGCCATAAGGATAGACATGCAGTATTGAACGAAGTTTCCTTGCCATTGAATTTTCAGCAAGTTCCCAAGGATTACCCCAATGTTCAAGCTAGTAGTTTCGAGGATGGTGGCCATCAACAGAACCAATTATTACAGCAAGTGCGCCAGTTGTTCGTGAAATCCTGGGACCAAGAAGAACTTTCGAGACCAGATTTGGCTGCTGAACCGTGGCCGTTGTCGTTGATTGATTCTCTTGATACTCTGTATATTATGGGTCAAATGTCTAAATTTGACGATGCGGTGCATTTGATTTCGACAGTGGACTTTACAATACCGCCAATAACAGAGAATTCCGTTGATATTCCAGATGTATCAACTAGAGCATTAGGAGGATTAATTTCGGCCTACGAACTTTCTGAAGAACCCGTGCTTTTGGCCAAGGCTAAGGATTTGGCCAATTTTATTCTAAGAGCATTTGATACACCAAACAGAATCCCCATTTTACAGtatttttggaaaactgAGTATGGTAATCGATTCCCTTATCAGTATATGAACGTTGGTTCACTGACAAATGTGGCTTTAGAATTCACCAGATTGGCCCAAATCACACATTCAAATAGTTATTTTGATGCGATTCAAAAGATATTTGGAACAATCGCGCTTTCTCTGGACGAGTTTGCCATTGAGCACATGTTCCCTACAACTGTTGATGGTTCCGGTTGTAGAATATTAACTCCCAAGGAAGTTTCTACTGGCCATCATTTGCGCAACCCAAAAGTCATGAAGAGTATCGATCAAAACCTAGAATTTATACATTGTCACCAAActggtaaatttttaatctcACCTCGAGATtgggaaaagaaagaacaattgTTTAAAATGGACTATCAACATCAATCTGTTTACTCtaatttggtaaaaatatACCATCTTTTGAATGGACACGATATTTTGACCATTTCAAAGACTTATCACCCAATGGATAGCGGggaagaagtggaaaatattGGTAAAAACACAGCGGATGATATGAAGGATGAGGAAGCAGAACATCCAGATTCTTCTGAAAAACTTCAAATGCACAGTTCGAAGCAGTTATTTTCGATCGCCATGCGTAAAATTCGTCACTTGATGCTTTACAGACCTTTGAGTCCTGTTGCAGATCATAATTTGACGTTAATCTCTTCATTCAGGACAAAGACTCGTATTTCACCTTCAACAGACGAACTTCAGGttgaaattaaaagatTATTTGATATGAATCATGAAGGATGTTCTCTGGCTACTACTTTGGGATTAGCATCTGGTTTATTTAATAATACCGAGTACTTGAGGCTTGCTAAAAAATTGACCCATAGTTACTATGAAATGATTAAATTATTTGGAGGGATTTTCCCAGAAGAACTTTACTTGGATCCCTGTGAGAAAGAAACCTGTCTTTTTGACAAAAACGAGAAGATCCAAAGTATATTAGACGGGCAATACACTAATCAAGACGCCCTTACTGTTGGTGATGCCAAAGTTGAGCTCGATAGCTTACAGACGCAGAAGGCAAGTGGGGGTATGCGTAAAATCTTAATGTTTGGTTTGACGCAAGGcattggtgaatttaaTTACGGGGTTCAAGATATCGATAGGAAATTAGGTAAATGGAAGCATGATCCAGATAGACCATTTTGGGTTAATAAAATAGGGAAAAGGCATCTTTTATCCCCAAACGTCATTGAATCAATATTCTACATGTACAGGATTACGGGTGAATCACAATGGAGGAAAATGGGAGCTGAACTCTTAAAGATgacaattgaaaatttgcAGAAGTATCATTCTGGAGCTAAAGGTGTTTGGAGTGTACGGGAAttcgaagatgatgaagattcttCCATCCCAAGCTCTTGGTTTTCTCAAACACTGAAATATTATTATCTATTGTTCTCAGATACATCAGATTATACTTTAGACAGATACCTCTTCACATCAGGTGGCCACTTGATGAAGAGAGATCCTAGGAATAAATCCAACCTTCAACAATaa
- the SHM2 gene encoding glycine hydroxymethyltransferase SHM2 (highly similar to uniprot|P37291 Saccharomyces cerevisiae YLR058C SHM2 serine hydroxymethyltransferase), which translates to MPYALSESHKKLVSSHLSETDPEVEQIIKDEIERQKHSVVLIASENFTSTSVFDALGTPMCNKYSEGYPGARYYGGNEQIDKMEILCQNRALEAFHLTSDKWGVNVQTLSGSPANLQVYQALMKPHERLMGLYLPDGGHLSHGYATENRKISAVSTYFESFPYRVDQTTGIIDYDTLEKNAILYRPKILVAGTSAYCRLIDYKRMREIADKCGAYLMVDMAHISGLISAGVIPSPFEYADIVTTTTHKSLRGPRGAMIFFRRGVRNINPKTGNEVLYDLENPINFSVFPGHQGGPHNHTISALATALKQATTPEFKEYQVQVLKNAKALENEFRKLGYRLVSDGTDSHMVLVAIKEKGVDGARLEYVCENINIALNKNSIPGDKSALVPGGVRIGSPAMTTRGMGEEDFAKIADYIHRAFNIALATQKSLPKEANRLKDFKAKINEGSDEITALRKDIYDWAGEFPLPV; encoded by the coding sequence ATGCCATACGCCCTATCAGAATCTCACAAGAAACTTGTCTCCTCTCATTTGAGTGAAACTGATCCTGAAGTGGAACAAATCATTAAGGATGAAATCGAAAGACAAAAGCACTCCGTGGTTTTGATTGCCTCTGAAAACTTTACCTCCACATCAGTCTTCGATGCATTGGGAACCCCAATGTGTAACAAATACTCTGAAGGTTACCCAGGTGCTAGATACTACGGTGGTAATGAGCAAATTGATAAGATGGAAATTCTATGTCAAAACAGAGCTTTGGAGGCTTTCCATTTGACTTCCGATAAATGGGGTGTCAATGTGCAAACCCTTTCTGGTTCACCTGCAAACTTGCAAGTTTACCAAGCTTTGATGAAACCTCATGAAAGATTAATGGGTCTATACCTACCAGATGGTGGTCACTTGTCTCACGGTTATGCTACTGAAAACAGAAAAATCTCAGCAGTCTCTACTTATTTCGAATCTTTCCCTTACAGAGTTGATCAAACTACCGGTATTATCGATTACGATACTTTAGAGAAGAACGCAATCCTTTACAGACCAAAGATCTTGGTCGCAGGTACTTCTGCTTACTGTCGTTTGATCGACTACAAGAGAATGAGAGAAATCGCTGACAAGTGTGGTGCCTACTTGATGGTCGATATGGCTCACATTTCTGGTTTGATTTCAGCTGGTGTCATCCCATCTCCATTCGAATACGCTGACATCgttactaccactaccCACAAGTCTCTAAGAGGTCCTCGTGGTGCTatgatcttcttcagaagagGTGTCAGAAACATTAACCCAAAGACCGGTAACGAAGTCCTATACGATTTGGAAAATCCAATTAACTTCTCAGTTTTCCCAGGTCACCAAGGTGGTCCTCACAACCATACCATTTCTGCTCTAGCGACTGCCCTAAAGCAAGCTACCACTCcagaattcaaagaataTCAAGTTcaagttttgaagaacGCCAAGGCTCTAGAAAATGAATTCAGAAAATTGGGTTACAGATTAGTGTCTGATGGTACTGATTCTCACATGGTTCTTGTTGCCATTAAGGAAAAGGGTGTTGATGGTGCTCGTCTAGAATACGTTTGTGAAAACATTAACATTGCCTTGAACAAGAACTCTATTCCAGGTGATAAGTCTGCTCTTGTACCAGGTGGTGTTCGTATCGGTTCTCCTGCTATGACTACCAGAGGTATgggagaagaagatttcGCCAAGATTGCCGACTACATTCACAGAGCATTCAACATCGCTCTTGCCACTCAAAAATCTTTGCCAAAGGAAGCTAACAGattgaaagatttcaagGCTAAGATTAATGAAGGCTCTGATGAAATCACCGCCCTAAGGAAGGACATCTACGACTGGGCCGGTGAATTTCCATTGCCAGTGTAA
- the AGX1 gene encoding alanine--glyoxylate transaminase (similar to uniprot|P43567 Saccharomyces cerevisiae YFL030W), with the protein MVDTLLIPGPIVLSANVQKALGTPSLAHTSPEFLTVFSRVLQNTRKVFRADPKKGQPYVLPGSGTLGWDIAASNLICPNEKALVLSTGFFSDSFAECLKLYGADVDKLDAPIGGIVDPSEVESHLQKNKYRLITITHVDTSTAVLTDVKKITEIVHRVSPETFIIVDGVCSIGCEEFEFEKWGIDFALTASQKALGAPPGLSVSMISQRALDFAQHPETPTRSFFGSLKRWSPVMQNNESGKAAYFATPAVQLVNSLDVSLDEILQDTLEKRWEQHKKTSDWFKGKLTNELNLKLVSEPQASASGLTAVYVNEPPKVVSYLKQNGVVIAGGIHSEIGGKYIRVGHMGVSVVDPKLDHIPRAYELIKEAMH; encoded by the coding sequence ATGGTCGATACATTGTTGATTCCAGGACCTATTGTATTGAGTGCAAATGTGCAAAAGGCACTGGGTACTCCTTCACTAGCCCATACATCGCCAGAGTTCCTTACTGTCTTCTCAAGGGTTTTACAAAACACTAGAAAAGTGTTCAGAGCCGATCCTAAGAAAGGTCAGCCATATGTCCTACCAGGGTCTGGTACTCTGGGCTGGGATATTGCTGCATCAAATTTAATTTGCCCCAATGAAAAAGCATTGGTATTATCAACTGGGTTCTTTAGCGATTCATTTGCCGAGTGTTTGAAATTGTACGGTGCTGATGTGGATAAATTAGATGCACCTATTGGTGGTATAGTAGATCCATCTGAAGTTGAATCTCACTTGCAAAAAAATAAGTACAGATTGATTACCATTACTCACGTGGATACTTCCACTGCGGTCTTGACCGACGTTAAGAAGATTACGGAAATTGTGCATCGTGTTTCTCCAGAAACCTTTATTATTGTCGATGGTGTTTGTTCTATCGGCTGCgaagaattcgaatttgaaaaatgggGGATCGATTTTGCCCTAACTGCATCTCAAAAGGCTTTAGGTGCGCCACCAGGTTTGAGTGTATCTATGATCAGTCAAAGGGCCTTGGACTTTGCTCAACATCCTGAAACACCAACTAGATCGTTCTTTGGCAGCTTGAAAAGATGGTCACCAGTTATGCAGAATAACGAGTCCGGTAAGGCTGCCTATTTTGCAACCCCTGCTGTACAATTGGTAAACAGTTTGGATGTTTCCttagatgaaattttacaagatacCCTAGAGAAAAGATGGGAGCAACACAAGAAAACAAGCGATTGGTTTAAAGGTAAATTGACCAATGAATTAAACCTCAAATTGGTCAGTGAGCCTCAGGCATCCGCAAGCGGTCTCACCGCGGTGTACGTCAACGAACCTCCAAAGGTTGTGTCCTATTTGAAGCAGAACGGGGTTGTCATTGCAGGTGGTATTCACAGTGAAATTGGTGGCAAGTACATTCGTGTAGGACACATGGGTGTTTCGGTAGTCGATCCAAAATTAGATCATATTCCAAGAGCATACGAGTTGATCAAGGAAGCAATGCATTAA
- the ERG3 gene encoding C-5 sterol desaturase (highly similar to uniprot|P32353 Saccharomyces cerevisiae YLR056W ERG3 C-5 sterol desaturase catalyzes the introduction of a C-5(6) double bond into episterol a precursor in ergosterol biosynthesis mutants are viable but cannot grow on non-fermentable carbon sources): MDLVLEVCDTFLFDKLYSTVLPASLAAGIPPKWQQKLVLNAGVNNQTLLQDSLFHLNNLPRVNKEVYGQTPFLLAMTKDTFGSLLGRTNLVRQILSLWAVVTVFGWLLYLISASLSYVFVFDKSIFNHPRYLKNQMALEIKLAMSAIPWMSLLTVPWFALELHGYSKLYFYADFENHGLRNILLEFLSFIFFTDCGVYFGHRFLHFPPVYKRLHKPHHKWLVCTPFASHAFHPVDGYIQSLPYHIYPMLMPLNKVSYLLLFTFVNCWTVMIHDGNHMANSAVVNGTACHTVHHLYFNYNYGQFTTLWDRIGGSYRRPEDELFDPKLKDEETLKRQINEIESYIKEVDGEDGSYRVYGTEEKLKKVN, translated from the coding sequence atggatttagtCCTGGAGGTTTGTGATACATTTCTTTTCGACAAATTATATTCAACAGTCTTACCAGCATCACTGGCAGCTGGAATTCCACCAAAATGGCAGCAGAAATTGGTATTGAATGCTGGTGTTAATAACCAAACCCTTCTACAGGATTCGTTGTTCCACCTGAACAATTTGCCTCGAGTAAACAAAGAAGTTTATGGTCAGACACCATTTTTACTTGCGATGACAAAAGATACGTTCGGATCACTGCTCGGACGTACTAACCTTGTGAGACAGATCCTTTCGCTTTGGGCGGTCGTTACAGTGTTTGGTTGGTTGTTATATTTGATATCCGCAAGTCTCAGCTATGTTTTTGTATTCGATAAGAGCATCTTTAACCATCCACgttatttgaaaaaccaAATGGCATTGGAAATTAAATTGGCAATGAGCGCAATTCCATGGATGTCATTATTGACAGTGCCGTGGTTTGCACTGGAATTGCACGGTTATTCCAAACTGTACTTTTATGCGGATTTCGAGAATCACGGTCTTCGTAACATACTGTTAGAATTCCTGTCTTTCATATTCTTTACTGATTGTGGTGTTTACTTTGGCCATAGATTTTTGCACTTTCCACCAGTTTACAAGAGGCTTCATAAGCCTCATCACAAATGGCTGGTGTGTACGCCATTTGCATCGCACGCCTTCCATCCTGTTGACGGTTACATTCAATCATTGCCATACCATATCTACCCTATGCTTATGCCATTAAACAAGGTTTCCTATTTGCTATTATTCACTTTTGTCAACTGTTGGACCGTTATGATCCATGATGGTAATCATATGGCCAACAGCGCTGTGGTTAACGGTACCGCGTGCCATACGGTTCACCATTTGTATTTCAACTACAACTATGGTCAATTTACCACTTTGTGGGACAGAATTGGTGGATCTTACCGTAGACCTGaggatgaattatttgatcCAAAATTGAAGGACGAAGAGACTTTAAAGAGACAgattaatgaaattgaaagttATATCAAAGAGgttgatggtgaagatggaTCTTACAGAGTTTATGGAACGGAGGAAAAACTCAAGAAAGTTAATTAG
- the CAF16 gene encoding putative ATP-binding cassette family ATPase CAF16 (similar to uniprot|P43569 Saccharomyces cerevisiae YFL028C CAF16 Part of the evolutionarily-conserved CCR4-NOT transcriptional regulatory complex involved in controlling mRNA initiation elongation and degradation putative ABC ATPase interacts with Ssn2p Ssn3p and Ssn8p) — MSLALEVNGLTYKFSATDEPSLVDINLRIPWNTRTLVVGANGAGKSTLLKVLSGKHLCLDGSVHVNGVDPFSPQSTSEDGELLTNYLGTEWCHMSIINRDIGVLELLESIGLQHYKERGELLCNILDIDVHWRMFKLSDGQKRRVQLAMGLLRPCKVLLIDEVTVDLDVVARQRLLKFLEYETRTRKCSVVYATHIFDGLAQWPNQLIHMRMGRIVDRLDCDKNLSFIEGDEEKLDIKRQDDNSVAVSVPKVGSLYPLAMKWLVKDPQETEETHV, encoded by the coding sequence ATGAGTCTTGCCCTCGAGGTTAACGGTTTGACCTACAAGTTCTCCGCTACTGATGAACCTTCTTTGGTGGATATAAATTTACGGATTCCATGGAATACAAGAACACTTGTAGTCGGTGCTAACGGTGCAGGTAAATCTACATTGCTCAAAGTTTTGAGCGGGAAACATTTGTGTCTAGATGGCAGTGTACACGTAAATGGCGTTGACCCCTTTAGTCCCCAGAGTACTTCTGAAGATGGCGAACTACTCACCAACTATTTAGGCACAGAATGGTGCCACATGAGTATTATCAATAGAGATATTGGGGTTTTGGAATTGCTAGAGAGTATCGGATTACAACATTACAAAGAGCGTGGTGAACTCCTATGCAACATTTTGGATATCGATGTGCACTGGCGAATGTTCAAATTAAGTGATGGGCAGAAAAGACGTGTGCAGTTGGCAATGGGATTACTAAGACCATGCAAAGTGCTGTTGATAGACGAGGTGACTGTAGATCTAGACGTAGTGGCCAGACAGAgattattgaaatttttagaGTACGAGACCAGGACAAGAAAATGCTCGGTGGTTTATGCAACGCATATCTTCGACGGATTGGCACAGTGGCCTAACCAATTGATACACATGCGCATGGGGCGTATTGTAGACAGGCTGGACTGCGACAAGAACCTTTCGTTTATTGAGGGCGATGAAGAAAAGCTGGATATAAAGCGTCAAGACGACAACAGTGTTGCAGTGTCAGTGCCTAAAGTGGGCAGTCTGTACCCGTTGGCGATGAAATGGTTGGTCAAAGATCCACAAGAAACTGAAGAGACCCATGTATAG
- the CAK1 gene encoding cyclin-dependent protein kinase-activating kinase CAK1 (similar to uniprot|P43568 Saccharomyces cerevisiae YFL029C CAK1 Cyclin-dependent kinase-activating kinase required for passage through the cell cycle phosphorylates and activates Cdc28p nucleotide-binding pocket differs significantly from those of most other protein kinases), with the protein MVDSNNPEEFHNLKHTRFATISSNGSYVVKSICTDITVPPHDSRSELAILKKLNQGDEGHIVKLLGYECDEEYLKLLLPLYDMDLGEYMRSCYRPPKKNSKKFNPYLSFTGAQTVDDQPQVCENQLDVDRYAYDFFLQLSSALQFIHSHGIIHRDLKPQNVLLNRVENPQLVLTDFGISYDTEDPIQLQREDPNAKITDVSTSIYKAPELLFGVKNYKFAVDVWALLIIISQWFQTEANLSSTTLPAMVDDGSGQLEDGEAGSDIRLIFSIFSNLGIPAIAQWTEVEKYGSSEAFQGMFGSDGDGNYLLNKTRDDQLQTIHKLMPRLKEIQDEATKRLIENCILGIISFESCQRWSSKRIVHELTKLNL; encoded by the coding sequence ATGGTTGATTCAAACAATCCGGAGGAATTTCATAATTTGAAACACACCAGATTTGCCACGATATCAAGCAATGGTTCCTACGTGGTTAAATCTATCTGTACAGATATAACAGTCCCACCTCATGATTCTCGTTCAGAACTGGCTATTTTAAAGAAGTTAAACCAAGGCGATGAGGGGCACATTGTGAAACTGCTGGGTTACGAATGCGATGAAgagtatttgaaattactTTTACCTCTCTACGATATGGATCTTGGTGAATACATGCGTTCTTGTTACAGGCCGcccaagaagaattcaaagaaatttaaCCCATATCTATCATTTACAGGAGCCCAAACTGTGGATGATCAACCACAAGTTTGCGAGAATCAATTAGATGTTGATCGTTACGCTTATGACTTTTTTCTACAACTATCCAGTGCGTTACAATTTATCCACTCTCATGGTATAATTCATAGAGATTTAAAACCACAAAACGTGCTGCTTAACAGAGTAGAAAACCCTCAGCTGGTACTGACGGATTTCGGGATTTCCTATGATACTGAAGACCCTATCCAACTGCAAAGGGAAGATCCAAATGCAAAAATTACAGACGTATCGACTTCCATATATAAGGCACCGGAACTACTATTCGGTGTGAAGAACTATAAATTTGCTGTAGACGTTTGGGCCTTGCTAATAATTATTTCACAATGGTTTCAAACCGAGGCTAATTTGTCGTCAACGACTTTACCTGCTATGGTTGATGACGGTAGCggtcaattggaagatggtgaagCCGGTAGTGATATTAGACtcatcttttcaatattcaGCAACCTAGGTATTCCTGCAATAGCTCAATGGACCGAGGttgaaaaatatggatCTTCAGAGGCATTCCAGGGAATGTTCGGTTctgatggtgatggtaaCTATCTATTGAATAAGACCCGAgatgatcaattgcaaACGATTCATAAGTTAATGCCACGATTAAAAGAGATTCAAGATGAAGCAACTAAAAGGCTCATCGAGAATTGTATTTTAGGCATTATATCATTTGAATCCTGTCAAAGATGGAGTAGCAAACGAATCGTCCATGAATTGACAAAGTTAAATTTATAA